A portion of the Blastochloris tepida genome contains these proteins:
- a CDS encoding nitrogen fixation protein NifZ, translating into MITDEAIEVYDPPAFQPGEKVRATKYVKNDGTYPLKDIGEVLVKKGDVGYVRDIGTYLQRFYVYAVEFVDRGTIVGMRGRELVSLDKATTETATEESNP; encoded by the coding sequence ATGATCACCGACGAAGCGATCGAGGTCTACGACCCGCCGGCGTTCCAGCCCGGCGAGAAGGTGCGTGCCACCAAATACGTCAAGAACGACGGCACCTATCCGCTCAAGGATATCGGCGAGGTTCTGGTGAAGAAGGGCGATGTCGGCTATGTGCGCGACATCGGCACCTACCTGCAGCGCTTCTACGTCTATGCGGTCGAGTTCGTCGACCGCGGCACCATCGTCGGCATGCGGGGCAGGGAACTGGTCAGCCTCGACAAAGCCACCACCGAGACCGCGACCGAGGAATCCAATCCATGA
- the nifA gene encoding nif-specific transcriptional activator NifA translates to MNHGPLDVLVPTSHATAGASVPFSEIALTGVYEISKILASPNRLETTLSNVMGLLWSFMQMRHGIISLLADDGVPDIVVGAGWSEGSDARYRARLPELAVGQIIATGVPLVAQNIAGHPLFSEADVAAMQGGDDTSTVSFIGVPIRIGAKVVGTLTIDRIWDGKAVFRFDVDVRFLTMVANLIGQTVQLHRVVARDRDRLIAETHRLQKQLSEFKVPADSDKRVKVRGIVGDSPAIRSVLRKIEIVAKSHSPVLLRGESGTGKELFARAIHEMSPRADGPFVKVNCAALPESVLESELFGHEKGAFTGALNARKGRFELADKGTFFLDEIGEISPAFQAKLLRVLQESEFERVGGTKTIKVDVRIVTATNRNLEEAVARNDFRADLYYRISVVPLLLPPLRERKSDIPLLAQAFLERFNADNGRELTFASGALEVMANCYFPGNVRELENCVHRTATLAHGPVITRDDFACRLDQCLSSVLWKGQVAASGNRPLPELPLPVAPQTHARAPVPDVPPPSPPPREEPPLDAYPLDGHRSAAERERLLDAMERSGWVQAKAARILGLTPRQIGYALKKHGIPIKRF, encoded by the coding sequence ATGAACCATGGACCGCTTGATGTTCTCGTCCCGACGTCGCACGCAACTGCAGGTGCTTCCGTGCCGTTCAGCGAGATCGCCCTTACCGGCGTCTACGAAATCTCGAAGATCCTGGCTTCGCCGAACCGGCTGGAGACCACGCTGTCCAACGTGATGGGCCTCCTGTGGTCCTTCATGCAGATGCGTCACGGCATCATCTCGCTGCTGGCCGATGACGGCGTGCCGGACATCGTGGTCGGCGCCGGCTGGAGCGAGGGCTCGGACGCGCGCTACCGCGCCCGCCTGCCGGAACTGGCGGTCGGACAGATCATCGCCACCGGCGTGCCGCTGGTGGCCCAGAACATCGCCGGCCATCCGCTGTTCAGCGAGGCGGACGTGGCCGCCATGCAGGGCGGCGACGACACCTCCACCGTCTCCTTCATCGGCGTGCCGATCCGCATCGGCGCCAAGGTGGTCGGTACGCTGACCATCGACCGCATCTGGGACGGCAAGGCGGTGTTCCGCTTCGATGTCGACGTGCGCTTCCTCACCATGGTGGCGAACCTGATCGGCCAGACCGTGCAGCTTCACCGCGTGGTGGCGCGCGACCGCGACCGGCTGATCGCCGAGACCCACCGGCTGCAGAAGCAGCTCTCCGAGTTCAAGGTGCCGGCCGACAGCGACAAGCGGGTCAAGGTGCGCGGCATCGTCGGCGACAGCCCGGCCATCCGCTCGGTGCTGCGCAAGATCGAGATCGTCGCCAAGTCGCATTCGCCGGTGCTGCTGCGCGGCGAATCCGGCACCGGCAAGGAGCTGTTCGCCCGCGCCATCCACGAGATGTCGCCGCGCGCGGACGGGCCGTTCGTCAAGGTCAACTGCGCCGCACTGCCCGAGTCGGTGCTGGAATCGGAGCTGTTCGGCCACGAGAAGGGGGCGTTCACCGGCGCGCTGAACGCGCGCAAGGGCCGCTTCGAGCTGGCCGACAAGGGCACGTTTTTCCTCGACGAGATCGGCGAGATCTCGCCGGCCTTCCAGGCCAAGCTGCTGCGCGTGCTGCAGGAGAGCGAGTTCGAGCGGGTCGGCGGCACCAAGACCATCAAGGTCGACGTGCGCATCGTCACCGCCACCAACCGCAATCTGGAAGAGGCGGTGGCGCGCAACGACTTCCGCGCCGACCTCTACTACCGCATCAGCGTCGTGCCGCTGCTGCTGCCGCCGCTGCGCGAGCGCAAGAGCGACATCCCGCTGCTGGCCCAGGCGTTCCTGGAGCGCTTCAACGCCGACAATGGCCGCGAGCTGACCTTCGCCTCAGGCGCGCTCGAGGTGATGGCCAACTGCTACTTCCCCGGCAATGTGCGCGAGCTGGAGAATTGCGTGCACCGTACGGCGACGCTCGCCCACGGGCCGGTGATCACCCGCGACGACTTCGCCTGCCGGCTCGACCAGTGCCTGTCGTCGGTGCTGTGGAAGGGGCAGGTGGCGGCCTCGGGCAACCGGCCGCTGCCGGAACTGCCGCTGCCGGTGGCACCGCAGACCCACGCGCGGGCGCCGGTCCCCGACGTGCCGCCGCCATCTCCGCCGCCGCGCGAGGAGCCGCCGCTCGACGCTTACCCGCTCGACGGCCACCGCAGCGCGGCCGAGCGCGAGCGGCTGCTCGACGCCATGGAGCGCTCGGGCTGGGTGCAGGCCAAGGCGGCGCGCATTCTCGGCCTCACGCCGCGCCAGATCGGCTACGCCCTGAAGAAGCACGGCATCCCGATCAAGCGGTTCTGA
- the nifT gene encoding putative nitrogen fixation protein NifT, whose translation MKLMIRKTDKGLSAYAPKKDLEEPIVETEKEDLWGGWVKLKNGWVLLLPEMPADTRLPVTVEAKKMGD comes from the coding sequence ATGAAGCTGATGATCCGCAAGACCGACAAGGGCCTGTCCGCCTACGCCCCCAAGAAGGATCTCGAAGAACCGATCGTCGAGACCGAAAAGGAGGATCTGTGGGGCGGTTGGGTGAAGCTGAAGAACGGCTGGGTGCTGCTGCTGCCGGAAATGCCGGCCGACACCCGCCTGCCGGTGACGGTCGAAGCCAAGAAGATGGGCGATTGA
- a CDS encoding 2-oxoacid:acceptor oxidoreductase family protein: MNAKYPGIPSVIHGNGAVAQVMGHVCGGVIGYPITPSTEISEIYEAFRASGGCNVWGKHPFFFEPEGEHSAQSGALGAALTGGKYVSNASSSQGILYGLESHYVTVGKRVGGFVLQVAARVVTKHSLNVMAGHDDVYALLQSGYTILFGSNPQEAADLAAIAYKVSANSLIPVANAMDGFATSHMMSEALMPEPELLHEFLGDPAGRMKCPTVAQEILFGAKGRVFQLKQYLAKHQGDFAGDAFIKIKEYLDTYASVIETDNEGGLIEATLRWIPEELQGQWRRQWLNAFEKGTRQRVPALVDINNPGLTGGVQNQPDFQAGSVDHRTHFVAEVPRFVREAMAEYSALTGREYKPVHTFMCEDAEHVVVGLGSVTDDAEAVATYLRSQGKKVGVVSVKLLQPFPEAELVAALAGKTAVTVLERSDVTALTSFVTQALFKGVENAANGERHPGIPAIKTLPKITTAIFGLGAHDLQPRHLVAAFKNMETKNAPFVYLGSQFFAKNPSPKLAALQERLKAAYPDTELMALETEPNPNLLPPEAFRIRFHSVGGYGTVATGKLLTDILAGVLDLHSKAAPKYGSEKSGAPTNYYITLSPETVKLTNADLEDVEIVVSPDHKVFAHANPLRGLVEGGTFVLQSNLSPLDVWKELPERARKTIRDKKIKMFIVDGFAVAKRHAPTPELETRMMGIAFIGAVCGKVDRITAGASMDTILTKVRQQIAKKFGSKGGAVVEGNMAVIKEGLEATQALDYTQPEFAAVEAEASAKAARTVAISAAMCRTGGVAPSEGFFDREYYDEMIAAPFRDGTIAEAPVLPGSGMFIPAGSAAWKDKGLFRRDVPEFNPDLCTGCMECTLVCPDAAIPNTVHDIQDLLATGIKHLDLPEAQLDALRAQVYPLAEAVREVYRATKDAVAFDAAVAQAAASIDTDNATLKRNLGRLAETLALFPVARTRPFFDAMEKDKPGTGGLYSVAVDPWKCSGCLECIDVCGPGALKERQQDAALLDTLQARFEFLSHTANTPSRFTDGALKDGGDTKRLMLDRANYYSTTGGHGACRGCGEVTAIRLVLASNHAIQTRRRKEHLRELEALIDQLKAKLAAVQDDAARRERISTVIATLEKRQFLLESGPTGNGPASAVIANATGCSSVYASTFPFNPYNDPWVNSLFQDTPAVAKGLFEGLTASAVDDVKALRIAKLELADAYDAGLYDKAFRTLSWKDFTPDEMALLPTVVSMGGDGATYDIGFGALSRLLATSTPVKVVVLNTGVYSNTGGQTSTASLTGQDSDLSRFGAAHPGKQEDRKELGLIAAFHPNVFVVQTSTAIQGHFLKSVMEYLNHSSSPAVLDVYTPCQAEHGIADAAAARRARLAVESRMSPVFVHDPRQTGLKSRFSLDGNPDVDKDWTTTTLTYVEDGQTKLMQVPLTPADFARDETRFLKQFRKLKDDTNAVAIHEYVELPQAARAGKTAFVWSTDDKQQLIKLEVSSAIVHLVEERRKYWRTLRYLAGREIEQLDADHRTELAALQARYEQAMTEKESSLDTIARAMSELAASSSAPANGALATALSPFGGAAAAPAPAAAASAGANGSAAGIAFIHDEDVEKCTNCKTCYQQVSELFEKTVIVADGGTKEVAHTIPGALEKVTITADLKSRVARVAANCDAEIIR; encoded by the coding sequence ATGAACGCAAAGTATCCCGGCATTCCCAGCGTAATTCACGGCAACGGCGCGGTTGCCCAGGTCATGGGCCACGTCTGCGGCGGCGTCATCGGCTACCCGATCACGCCCTCCACCGAGATCTCCGAGATCTATGAAGCGTTCCGTGCCTCGGGCGGCTGCAATGTCTGGGGCAAGCACCCCTTCTTCTTCGAGCCGGAGGGCGAGCACTCGGCCCAGTCGGGCGCGCTCGGCGCGGCGCTGACCGGCGGCAAGTACGTCTCCAACGCCTCGTCCTCGCAGGGCATCCTGTACGGGCTTGAATCCCACTACGTCACGGTGGGCAAGCGCGTCGGCGGCTTCGTGCTGCAGGTGGCCGCCCGCGTCGTCACCAAGCACTCGCTCAACGTGATGGCCGGCCACGACGACGTCTATGCGCTGCTGCAGTCGGGCTACACAATCCTGTTCGGCTCCAACCCGCAGGAGGCGGCCGACCTCGCCGCCATTGCCTATAAAGTGAGCGCCAACTCGCTGATCCCGGTCGCCAACGCGATGGACGGCTTCGCCACCAGCCACATGATGAGCGAAGCCCTGATGCCGGAGCCGGAGCTTCTGCACGAGTTCCTCGGCGACCCGGCCGGCCGCATGAAGTGCCCCACCGTCGCCCAGGAGATCCTGTTCGGCGCCAAGGGCCGCGTGTTCCAGCTCAAGCAGTATCTCGCCAAGCACCAGGGCGACTTCGCCGGCGACGCCTTCATCAAGATCAAGGAATACCTCGACACCTACGCCTCGGTGATCGAGACCGACAATGAGGGCGGCCTGATCGAGGCCACCCTGCGCTGGATCCCCGAGGAGCTGCAGGGCCAGTGGCGCCGCCAGTGGCTGAACGCCTTCGAGAAGGGCACCCGCCAGCGCGTGCCGGCGCTGGTCGACATCAACAATCCCGGCCTCACCGGCGGCGTGCAGAACCAGCCCGACTTCCAGGCCGGCTCGGTCGACCACCGCACCCACTTCGTCGCCGAGGTGCCGCGCTTCGTGCGCGAGGCCATGGCCGAATACTCCGCCCTCACCGGCCGCGAGTACAAGCCGGTCCACACCTTCATGTGCGAGGACGCCGAGCACGTGGTGGTGGGCCTGGGCTCGGTCACCGACGACGCCGAGGCCGTCGCCACCTACCTGCGCAGCCAGGGCAAGAAGGTCGGCGTGGTGTCGGTGAAGCTGCTGCAGCCGTTCCCGGAGGCCGAGCTCGTCGCCGCGCTGGCCGGCAAGACCGCCGTCACCGTGCTGGAGCGCTCCGACGTCACCGCGCTGACCAGCTTCGTGACCCAGGCGCTGTTCAAGGGCGTCGAGAACGCTGCCAATGGCGAGCGTCACCCCGGCATCCCGGCCATCAAGACCCTGCCCAAGATCACCACCGCGATCTTCGGCCTCGGCGCCCATGACCTGCAGCCGCGCCACCTCGTCGCCGCCTTCAAGAACATGGAGACGAAGAACGCGCCGTTCGTCTATCTCGGCTCGCAGTTCTTCGCCAAGAACCCCTCGCCCAAGCTCGCCGCGCTGCAGGAGCGGCTCAAGGCCGCCTATCCCGACACCGAGCTGATGGCGCTCGAAACCGAGCCCAACCCGAACCTGCTGCCGCCCGAGGCCTTCCGCATCCGCTTCCACTCGGTCGGCGGCTACGGCACGGTGGCCACCGGCAAGCTGCTCACCGACATTCTGGCCGGCGTGCTGGATCTCCACTCCAAGGCCGCGCCGAAATACGGCTCCGAGAAGAGCGGCGCGCCGACCAACTACTACATCACGCTGAGCCCCGAGACGGTGAAGCTCACCAACGCCGATCTCGAGGACGTCGAGATCGTGGTCTCGCCCGACCACAAGGTGTTCGCGCACGCCAACCCGCTGCGCGGTCTGGTCGAGGGCGGCACCTTCGTCCTGCAGTCCAACCTCTCCCCGCTCGACGTGTGGAAGGAGCTGCCGGAGCGCGCCCGCAAGACCATCCGCGACAAGAAGATCAAGATGTTCATCGTCGACGGCTTCGCGGTGGCCAAGCGCCACGCGCCGACGCCGGAGCTCGAGACCCGCATGATGGGCATCGCCTTCATCGGCGCGGTGTGCGGCAAGGTCGACCGCATCACCGCCGGCGCCTCGATGGACACCATCCTCACCAAGGTGCGCCAGCAGATCGCCAAGAAGTTCGGCTCCAAGGGCGGCGCCGTCGTCGAAGGCAACATGGCGGTGATCAAGGAGGGCCTGGAAGCCACCCAGGCGCTCGACTACACCCAGCCGGAATTCGCCGCCGTCGAGGCCGAGGCCTCGGCCAAGGCCGCCCGCACCGTCGCCATCTCGGCCGCGATGTGCCGCACGGGTGGCGTCGCCCCGAGCGAGGGCTTCTTCGACCGCGAATATTATGACGAGATGATCGCCGCGCCGTTCCGCGACGGCACCATCGCCGAGGCGCCGGTGCTGCCCGGCTCGGGCATGTTCATTCCCGCCGGCTCTGCGGCGTGGAAGGACAAGGGCCTGTTCCGCCGCGACGTGCCGGAGTTCAACCCGGATCTCTGCACCGGCTGCATGGAATGCACGCTGGTGTGCCCGGATGCCGCCATCCCCAACACCGTCCACGACATCCAGGACCTGCTGGCGACCGGCATCAAGCACCTCGATCTGCCCGAGGCCCAGCTCGACGCGCTGCGCGCCCAGGTCTATCCGCTGGCCGAGGCGGTGCGCGAGGTCTACCGCGCCACCAAGGATGCCGTCGCGTTCGACGCGGCGGTGGCCCAGGCGGCTGCCTCGATCGACACCGACAACGCCACGCTGAAGCGCAATCTCGGCCGTCTCGCCGAGACGCTGGCGCTGTTCCCGGTGGCCCGCACCCGGCCGTTCTTCGACGCCATGGAGAAGGACAAGCCCGGCACCGGCGGCCTCTACTCCGTCGCGGTCGACCCCTGGAAGTGCTCGGGCTGTCTCGAGTGCATCGACGTGTGCGGCCCCGGCGCGCTGAAGGAGCGCCAGCAGGACGCCGCCCTGCTCGACACGCTGCAGGCGCGCTTCGAGTTCCTCAGCCACACCGCCAACACCCCGTCGCGCTTCACCGACGGCGCGCTGAAGGACGGCGGCGACACCAAGCGGCTGATGCTCGACCGCGCCAACTACTACTCGACCACCGGCGGCCACGGCGCCTGCCGCGGCTGCGGCGAGGTCACCGCCATCCGTCTGGTGCTGGCCTCCAACCACGCCATCCAGACCCGGCGCCGCAAGGAGCACCTGCGCGAGCTCGAGGCGCTGATCGACCAGCTCAAGGCCAAGCTCGCCGCCGTGCAGGACGACGCCGCCCGCCGCGAACGCATCTCGACCGTCATCGCGACGCTGGAGAAGCGCCAGTTCCTGCTGGAGAGCGGCCCGACCGGCAACGGCCCGGCCTCGGCGGTGATCGCCAACGCCACCGGCTGCTCGTCGGTCTATGCCTCGACCTTCCCCTTCAACCCCTACAACGACCCGTGGGTGAACAGCCTGTTCCAGGACACCCCGGCGGTCGCCAAGGGCCTGTTCGAGGGTCTCACCGCCTCGGCGGTGGACGATGTGAAGGCGCTGCGCATCGCCAAGCTGGAGCTGGCCGACGCCTATGATGCCGGCCTCTACGACAAGGCGTTCCGCACCCTGAGCTGGAAGGACTTCACGCCGGACGAGATGGCGCTGCTGCCGACCGTCGTGTCGATGGGCGGCGACGGTGCCACCTACGACATCGGCTTCGGCGCGCTGTCGCGTCTCCTCGCCACCTCGACCCCGGTCAAGGTGGTGGTGCTGAACACCGGCGTCTATTCCAACACCGGCGGCCAGACCTCGACGGCAAGCCTCACCGGCCAGGATTCGGATCTGTCGCGGTTCGGCGCCGCCCACCCCGGCAAGCAGGAAGACCGCAAGGAGCTCGGCCTGATCGCCGCGTTCCACCCGAACGTGTTCGTGGTGCAGACCTCGACCGCGATCCAGGGCCACTTCCTGAAGAGCGTGATGGAGTATCTCAACCACTCCTCCTCGCCGGCGGTGCTCGACGTCTACACCCCCTGCCAGGCCGAGCACGGCATTGCCGACGCCGCGGCGGCGCGCCGCGCCCGCCTCGCCGTCGAGAGCCGCATGAGCCCGGTGTTCGTCCACGACCCGCGCCAGACCGGCCTGAAGAGCCGCTTCTCGCTCGACGGCAACCCGGACGTCGACAAGGACTGGACCACCACCACCCTCACCTATGTCGAGGATGGCCAGACCAAGCTGATGCAGGTGCCGCTGACCCCGGCCGACTTCGCCCGCGACGAGACGCGCTTCTTGAAGCAGTTCCGCAAGCTCAAGGACGACACCAATGCGGTGGCGATCCACGAGTATGTCGAACTGCCGCAGGCCGCGCGCGCCGGCAAGACCGCGTTCGTGTGGTCGACCGACGACAAGCAGCAGCTCATCAAGCTGGAGGTGTCGAGCGCCATCGTCCACCTCGTCGAGGAGCGCCGGAAGTACTGGCGGACGCTGCGCTATCTCGCCGGCCGCGAGATCGAGCAGCTCGACGCCGATCACCGCACCGAGCTGGCGGCGCTGCAGGCCCGCTACGAGCAGGCGATGACCGAGAAGGAGTCCTCGCTCGACACCATCGCCCGCGCGATGAGCGAGCTGGCCGCCTCCTCGAGCGCGCCGGCCAACGGCGCTCTCGCCACCGCGCTGTCGCCCTTCGGCGGCGCCGCGGCGGCTCCGGCCCCGGCTGCGGCCGCATCGGCCGGCGCCAATGGCTCGGCTGCCGGCATCGCCTTCATCCATGACGAGGATGTCGAGAAGTGCACCAACTGCAAGACCTGCTACCAGCAGGTCTCGGAGTTGTTCGAGAAGACCGTGATCGTGGCTGACGGCGGCACCAAGGAAGTGGCTCACACCATTCCGGGTGCGCTTGAGAAGGTGACCATCACCGCGGACCTCAAGAGCCGCGTGGCCCGCGTCGCCGCCAATTGTGATGCGGAGATCATTCGATGA
- a CDS encoding SDR family NAD(P)-dependent oxidoreductase has product MHPHAQVYAHAHPHALPDLGRTMVLTGASRGIGHATVRRFSETGWRIITCSRQPFNRQRCPWEEGPDDHVQVDLSDRRELQLAIHDIKAKLNGKPLHALVNNAGISPKTSAGSRMSSLVTPVETWLQVIQVNFLAPMLLARGLFEELAAAHGSVVNVTSIVGSRVHPFAGTAYATSKAALACLTREMAHDFAPHGIRVNAIAPGEIKTEILSPETAERLAPTIPMRRIGTPEEVAEVIYFLCSDASSYVTGTEIEINGGQHL; this is encoded by the coding sequence ATGCACCCGCATGCGCAGGTCTATGCGCACGCCCACCCGCACGCGCTGCCCGATCTGGGCCGGACCATGGTGCTCACCGGCGCCTCGCGCGGCATCGGCCATGCCACGGTGCGCCGCTTCTCGGAGACCGGCTGGCGGATCATCACCTGCTCGCGCCAGCCCTTCAACCGCCAGCGCTGCCCGTGGGAGGAGGGGCCGGACGACCATGTGCAGGTCGATCTCTCTGACCGCCGGGAGTTGCAGCTCGCCATCCACGACATCAAGGCCAAGCTCAACGGCAAGCCGCTGCATGCGCTGGTCAACAATGCCGGCATCTCGCCCAAGACGTCGGCCGGAAGCCGGATGAGTTCGCTGGTGACGCCGGTGGAGACCTGGCTGCAGGTGATCCAGGTGAATTTCCTGGCGCCGATGCTGCTGGCGCGCGGCCTGTTCGAGGAGCTGGCGGCGGCGCACGGCAGCGTGGTCAACGTCACCTCGATCGTCGGCTCGCGCGTCCACCCCTTCGCCGGGACGGCCTATGCCACCTCCAAGGCGGCGCTGGCCTGCCTGACTCGCGAGATGGCCCACGATTTCGCCCCGCACGGCATCCGGGTCAACGCGATTGCACCGGGCGAGATCAAGACCGAAATTCTATCGCCGGAGACGGCCGAGCGGCTGGCGCCCACCATCCCGATGCGCCGGATCGGCACGCCCGAAGAGGTGGCGGAAGTCATCTATTTCCTCTGCTCCGATGCGTCGAGCTACGTCACCGGCACGGAGATCGAGATCAATGGCGGACAGCATCTGTAG
- the nifB gene encoding nitrogenase cofactor biosynthesis protein NifB: MAFVPLDALTTTTSAKAMRETLSKSGCTSTSCGSDAGASDLPPDVWARIKDHPCYSEEAHHFFARMHVAVAPACNIQCHYCNRKFDCANESRPGVVSERLSPEEALRKVVTVANEVPQLSVLGIAGPGDALFDWKRTKRTFELVSEVIPDIKLCVSTNGLALPDHVEELAAMKVDHVTITINMVDPAIGEKIHPWIYFQGRRYTGIEASRILHERQMLGLEMLTKRGILVKVNSVLIPGINDQHLPAVNAAVTKRGAFLHNIMPLISDAAHGTHFGLTGQRGPTHAELEAVQAKCGGGAKLMRHCRQCRADAVGLLGEDRGQQFTLDRIADTVTYDASKREAYRDVVAREREDREKAKEAAMQNLGNAAAAAELLVAVATRGGGRVNQHFGHAREFQLYRATPEGIAFMGLRRLEDAYCKDGEGEANILESIIAALQGVDLVLVGKIGDAPKGKLEGAGLNVSDEYAHDYIETAISDYYARKFGAAPRALSA, encoded by the coding sequence ATGGCCTTCGTCCCGCTCGATGCCCTCACCACGACGACCTCGGCCAAGGCCATGCGCGAGACGCTCTCGAAATCCGGCTGCACCTCCACCTCCTGCGGCTCGGACGCCGGCGCCTCCGACCTGCCGCCGGATGTCTGGGCGCGCATCAAGGACCATCCGTGCTATTCGGAGGAGGCGCACCACTTCTTCGCCCGCATGCACGTGGCCGTGGCGCCAGCCTGCAATATCCAGTGCCACTACTGCAACCGCAAGTTCGACTGCGCCAATGAGAGCCGCCCCGGCGTGGTCTCCGAGCGGCTGTCGCCCGAGGAGGCGCTGCGCAAGGTGGTCACGGTGGCCAATGAGGTGCCGCAGCTGTCGGTGCTCGGCATCGCCGGGCCGGGCGATGCGCTGTTCGACTGGAAGCGCACCAAGCGCACCTTCGAGCTGGTGTCCGAGGTCATCCCCGACATCAAGCTCTGCGTCTCGACCAACGGCCTCGCGCTGCCCGACCATGTCGAGGAGCTGGCGGCGATGAAGGTCGATCACGTCACCATCACCATCAACATGGTCGATCCCGCGATCGGCGAGAAGATCCATCCGTGGATCTATTTCCAGGGCCGGCGCTACACCGGCATCGAGGCGTCGCGGATTCTGCACGAGCGGCAGATGCTGGGCCTGGAGATGCTGACCAAGCGCGGCATCCTGGTGAAGGTCAATTCGGTGCTGATCCCCGGCATCAATGACCAACATCTGCCGGCGGTGAATGCCGCCGTGACCAAGCGCGGCGCCTTCCTGCACAACATCATGCCGCTGATCTCGGACGCCGCGCACGGCACGCATTTCGGCCTCACCGGCCAGCGCGGGCCGACGCATGCCGAGCTTGAGGCGGTGCAGGCGAAATGCGGCGGCGGCGCCAAGCTGATGCGCCATTGCCGGCAGTGCCGCGCCGACGCAGTGGGGCTGCTCGGCGAGGACCGCGGCCAGCAGTTCACGCTCGACCGGATTGCCGACACCGTGACCTACGACGCCTCAAAGCGCGAGGCCTATCGCGACGTGGTGGCGCGCGAGCGCGAGGACCGCGAGAAGGCGAAGGAGGCGGCGATGCAGAACCTCGGCAATGCGGCGGCCGCGGCCGAGCTGCTGGTGGCGGTGGCGACGCGCGGCGGCGGCCGCGTCAACCAGCATTTCGGCCACGCCCGCGAGTTCCAGCTCTACCGCGCGACGCCGGAAGGGATCGCCTTCATGGGCCTGCGCCGTCTGGAAGACGCCTACTGCAAAGACGGCGAAGGCGAGGCTAATATTCTCGAGTCGATCATCGCTGCGCTTCAGGGCGTCGATCTCGTGCTGGTCGGCAAGATCGGCGATGCCCCGAAGGGCAAACTCGAAGGCGCCGGCTTGAACGTCAGCGACGAGTATGCCCACGACTACATCGAGACCGCGATTTCCGATTACTACGCCCGGAAGTTCGGTGCCGCACCGCGTGCGTTGTCGGCTTGA
- a CDS encoding 4Fe4S-binding leucine-rich repeat protein, protein MSAGAAPEQDTVDWLGRPVSCVDCPHDEMRQEGRCDLGRVCVRDRRSKRIDNFFAANPDLAARYLGHPYFEVRVLAAKHASVFTLTPLLADPEPDVRAMAAYRLPVARILPLQHDPDRKVRAVVAQRVEGAALVAMFGDEDYLVRILAVRRAPPDALPIAMSDPDPQVRCEVVQRIGEEFLPAMAVDDNPLVRLAVAERLPPSQLPALAADPDLRVRYVVAERGEAAALMKLIDDPDPEVQAKARARWTDLSIGKTPA, encoded by the coding sequence ATGAGTGCCGGGGCGGCACCGGAGCAGGACACCGTCGACTGGCTCGGCCGGCCGGTGTCCTGCGTCGACTGCCCCCATGACGAGATGCGGCAGGAAGGCCGCTGCGACCTCGGCCGGGTCTGCGTTCGCGACCGGCGCTCGAAGCGCATCGACAACTTCTTTGCCGCCAATCCGGATCTGGCGGCGCGCTACCTCGGCCATCCCTATTTCGAGGTGCGCGTGCTGGCGGCCAAGCATGCCAGCGTGTTCACGCTGACACCGCTGCTCGCCGATCCGGAGCCGGACGTGCGGGCGATGGCGGCCTATCGGCTGCCGGTCGCCCGCATCCTGCCGCTTCAGCACGATCCGGACCGCAAGGTGCGCGCCGTCGTCGCCCAGCGCGTCGAGGGCGCGGCCCTGGTCGCCATGTTCGGCGACGAGGACTATCTCGTGCGCATCCTGGCGGTGCGCCGCGCGCCGCCGGATGCGCTGCCGATCGCCATGAGCGATCCCGATCCGCAGGTGCGCTGCGAGGTCGTCCAGCGCATCGGCGAGGAATTCCTGCCGGCGATGGCGGTGGACGACAATCCGCTGGTGCGGCTCGCCGTCGCCGAGCGGCTGCCGCCGTCGCAGCTTCCGGCGCTGGCCGCCGATCCCGATCTGCGGGTGCGCTACGTGGTCGCCGAGCGCGGCGAGGCGGCGGCGCTGATGAAGCTGATCGACGATCCAGACCCCGAGGTGCAGGCCAAGGCCCGCGCCCGTTGGACAGACCTTTCAATTGGGAAGACACCGGCATGA
- a CDS encoding 4Fe-4S dicluster domain-containing protein translates to MAYKIVASQCTVCGACEFECPNAAIKMKGDIYVIDAAKCTECDGDAPKCAAVCPVPNTCVPAK, encoded by the coding sequence ATGGCCTACAAGATCGTTGCTTCCCAGTGCACCGTGTGCGGTGCGTGCGAGTTCGAGTGCCCGAACGCCGCCATCAAGATGAAGGGCGACATCTACGTCATCGACGCCGCCAAGTGCACCGAGTGCGATGGCGATGCGCCGAAGTGCGCGGCGGTGTGCCCGGTGCCGAACACCTGCGTTCCGGCCAAATGA